CTGTATTCTGTCTTTTGGTCTTCAAATTCTATTTCTTTCTTTAATCTTTCCTCATCACAAATATACACAAACTTCATGTAATTTTCTCTTGCATTTAATACATTTGAGCCAAAGAATTTCATTACATACTCTTCATCTAAAAGCCCTGTTTTATCTTTCTCAAGACCTAAATATACTTTTAAACTTGAATACTTATATTTTTCTGGCTGATGTTCATATCCCCTTATTTTCAATGGATTATTATGAATATATGCTGATAAAACTACTAAATACCTGTCTGTATCCACTATTTTGCTCTTAAATCTATCTTGAAATAAGTGCCCACGTCTTTTGTGAATTTTATTAAATGTTATAGCGTATTTAAAATTTAAACCATGCATTATTTTTGATATGTCCGCACCATTAGAATCAATCATAAAATGAGCGTGGTTAGTCATCATGCAGTATGCATATACCTT
The Haloimpatiens massiliensis DNA segment above includes these coding regions:
- a CDS encoding transposase; translation: MPRGERIKEDDAIYHVMIRSISEVPLFKKDKDKDIYLEEMKKRQQMYKFKVYAYCMMTNHAHFMIDSNGADISKIMHGLNFKYAITFNKIHKRRGHLFQDRFKSKIVDTDRYLVVLSAYIHNNPLKIRGYEHQPEKYKYSSLKVYLGLEKDKTGLLDEEYVMKFFGSNVLNARENYMKFVYICDEERLKKEIEFEDQKTEYRSEKTVLIRDFDPDKIMEFVAEETGIKKVMLYVKNSRNTKVARALAALLMRCLCDFKCSDICKIFGNITQSRVSKLCSIGVELISTEDKYRNIIEKFIFQYQT